One window of Chloroflexus aggregans DSM 9485 genomic DNA carries:
- the pheS gene encoding phenylalanine--tRNA ligase subunit alpha, with the protein MTTLLDELTALEQEAFDALNTVTDLTALTEWKSRFIGKQGRLTRLSRSLGTLPVAERPLAGQRVNSLREQLEAAFAATKERLEAQAIAAELAAERIDITMPGRRPAVGYVHLTNQILRQVQQIFAEMGFQVWESPEVEYDAFNFSLLNFPDDHPARDMQDTFYVEMPAGAPSVLLRTHTSPGQIHAMRKNAPNPLRVLIPGKVYRNEQVTVRSEMMFHQFEFLAVGRRVTMADLKGTLSFFAERMFGPGTQVRLRPSYFPFTEPSAEMDVTCFLCGGKGCRICKYAGWLEIGGCGMVHPNVLRNGGYDPAEFSGFAGGFGPERVAMLKYGIDDIRWFYSGDQRFVEQFG; encoded by the coding sequence ATGACCACACTGCTCGATGAACTGACTGCGCTCGAACAAGAAGCATTTGACGCTCTCAACACCGTTACCGATCTGACAGCCCTCACCGAATGGAAGAGTCGCTTCATCGGTAAGCAGGGTCGTCTGACCCGCCTCAGCCGTAGTCTCGGTACCCTCCCTGTCGCCGAACGACCTTTGGCCGGCCAGCGTGTGAACTCGTTGCGTGAACAGTTAGAAGCAGCGTTCGCAGCCACCAAAGAACGGTTGGAAGCCCAGGCGATCGCTGCTGAGTTGGCTGCTGAGCGGATCGATATTACGATGCCCGGTCGCCGACCTGCTGTGGGTTATGTCCATCTCACCAACCAAATTTTGCGTCAAGTGCAGCAGATCTTCGCCGAAATGGGGTTTCAGGTTTGGGAAAGCCCTGAAGTTGAATACGATGCCTTTAACTTCAGCCTGCTCAATTTCCCCGACGACCACCCGGCCCGCGATATGCAAGACACGTTTTATGTCGAGATGCCGGCCGGTGCGCCATCAGTACTGTTACGCACCCACACCTCTCCCGGCCAGATTCACGCGATGCGAAAGAATGCACCCAACCCGCTGCGCGTGTTGATCCCAGGAAAGGTCTATCGGAATGAACAAGTGACGGTGCGTAGCGAGATGATGTTCCACCAGTTTGAGTTTTTGGCAGTCGGTCGTCGTGTGACGATGGCCGATCTCAAGGGCACTTTGAGCTTCTTCGCCGAGCGCATGTTTGGGCCGGGTACGCAGGTGCGGCTACGCCCAAGTTACTTCCCCTTCACCGAACCAAGCGCCGAGATGGATGTGACCTGCTTCCTCTGTGGTGGAAAGGGCTGCCGGATTTGTAAGTATGCGGGCTGGCTTGAAATCGGTGGCTGTGGGATGGTCCATCCGAATGTGCTGCGCAACGGCGGTTACGATCCGGCTGAGTTTAGTGGCTTTGCCGGTGGGTTTGGCCCCGAACGGGTTGCAATGCTCAAATACGGCATCGATGACATCCGCTGGTTTTATAGTGGCGATCAGCGCTTTGTCGAGCAATTTGGGTAA
- a CDS encoding sugar phosphate isomerase/epimerase family protein yields the protein MFIGLSALSFSYRCGLIGRGTVRAVSHPLGVEDIITLATRAGLQSIEFPLGILPDLSPNRLSTLRERCNRCGLTPVADSEIVDIDLLKAHIPAAAMLGARVLRVLISPVLEGYRRPFTDNWPAHLADVTARLRAVIDLAAEHNIVLAVENHQDATSADLAAICTAVDSPFIGVCFDAVNCLVVGETPYAAFERLGPLIRNVHLADYETYPTTQGWRLVRCALGEGDLDIRRLFGLIEQYAPDVACQIELVSHSARHVRILDDDWWQGYPPCDVREVLPVLRLFAQTMRLRDDDWRTPWERGSGEEQISLYEDQQYATSIAYLRTIGVLPRF from the coding sequence GTGTTTATCGGTCTTTCCGCTTTAAGTTTTAGCTATCGCTGTGGCCTGATCGGGCGTGGGACGGTGCGTGCCGTTAGTCATCCACTTGGTGTCGAGGATATCATCACACTGGCAACCCGCGCTGGCCTGCAAAGTATTGAGTTTCCGCTCGGTATACTACCCGATCTGTCGCCCAACCGGCTTAGTACACTCCGCGAGCGGTGCAATCGCTGTGGTCTCACACCGGTTGCCGATAGCGAGATTGTCGACATCGATCTGCTAAAGGCTCATATTCCGGCAGCGGCGATGCTCGGCGCCCGCGTACTGCGTGTCCTGATCAGCCCGGTACTTGAAGGGTATCGTCGTCCTTTCACCGACAACTGGCCGGCCCATTTGGCCGATGTCACGGCCCGTCTGCGCGCAGTGATCGATCTGGCCGCCGAACATAACATCGTGTTGGCGGTTGAGAACCACCAAGACGCCACTAGTGCCGATCTTGCTGCGATCTGCACCGCAGTCGATAGCCCATTCATCGGTGTCTGCTTCGATGCGGTTAACTGCCTTGTTGTCGGTGAAACACCGTATGCGGCGTTTGAACGGCTCGGCCCACTGATTCGTAATGTACATCTGGCCGATTATGAAACGTACCCCACCACCCAAGGTTGGCGACTCGTGCGTTGTGCGCTCGGCGAGGGCGATTTGGATATTCGTCGCCTGTTTGGACTGATCGAGCAGTATGCGCCTGATGTCGCGTGTCAGATTGAGCTGGTCAGTCATAGTGCTCGTCACGTGCGTATTCTCGATGATGACTGGTGGCAAGGGTACCCTCCCTGCGATGTGCGTGAGGTGCTGCCGGTCTTGCGGCTGTTTGCCCAAACGATGCGCCTCCGTGACGATGACTGGCGCACGCCATGGGAACGCGGTTCCGGTGAAGAGCAGATCAGCTTGTACGAAGATCAACAGTACGCAACTTCAATCGCCTACCTGCGCACCATTGGGGTCTTACCTCGCTTCTGA
- a CDS encoding large ribosomal subunit protein bL35: MAKLKMKTHKGAKKRFKITASGKFLQQRGVRGNKRNRPSRSQRAWGKDQPTSPANRRLLQVALPYGLD; this comes from the coding sequence ATGGCAAAGTTGAAGATGAAGACGCACAAAGGTGCTAAAAAGCGCTTTAAAATAACGGCGTCAGGTAAGTTTCTGCAACAGCGTGGTGTGCGCGGCAATAAGCGCAATCGACCGAGCCGCTCACAACGTGCGTGGGGTAAGGATCAACCCACTTCACCGGCTAATCGCCGGTTGCTGCAAGTAGCCTTGCCTTACGGTCTTGACTAA
- a CDS encoding TrmH family RNA methyltransferase encodes MKRLRALADTARLRRRERSFVIEGVRLVSDALAAGAYLQVVLYAPDQLATTAAGATLLARLQHLPRCFPATPAVVAAAADTEQPQGVVAAVAWPDLPPRPGLRLILDEIQDPGNVGTLLRSAAAAGVGLVICAPGTADPFSPKVARAAMGAHFIVPLRLLPWDDIATELAGYTVYAADSAAQQPYYTVDWRQPAALIIGNEAHGVSTAARTLAHSTITIPMAGPIESLNAGVAGSIILFEALRQQTIR; translated from the coding sequence GTGAAACGACTGCGTGCTCTGGCCGATACCGCTCGACTTCGCCGACGTGAGCGTAGTTTCGTGATCGAAGGTGTCCGTCTTGTGAGCGATGCGTTGGCCGCCGGTGCATATCTACAGGTAGTCTTGTATGCACCCGACCAATTAGCGACAACGGCAGCAGGTGCGACATTGCTTGCCCGGCTCCAACACTTGCCACGCTGTTTCCCGGCCACTCCTGCTGTCGTCGCCGCTGCTGCCGATACCGAGCAACCACAGGGAGTGGTTGCGGCGGTCGCCTGGCCCGACCTCCCACCTCGTCCCGGCCTCCGCCTCATACTCGACGAGATCCAAGATCCCGGTAACGTAGGTACCTTGCTGCGCTCGGCAGCCGCTGCCGGAGTAGGTCTTGTGATCTGTGCTCCCGGTACAGCCGACCCATTTAGCCCGAAAGTTGCCCGGGCGGCGATGGGAGCACATTTCATCGTGCCACTCCGCCTACTTCCATGGGACGATATTGCGACCGAATTGGCCGGCTACACGGTATACGCTGCCGATAGCGCTGCGCAACAGCCATACTACACTGTCGATTGGCGCCAACCGGCGGCATTGATCATCGGGAATGAAGCCCACGGTGTGAGCACCGCAGCGCGTACCCTTGCCCATTCCACCATTACCATCCCGATGGCCGGACCTATCGAGTCGCTAAACGCCGGGGTGGCCGGTAGTATTATTCTGTTTGAAGCGCTTCGCCAGCAAACCATTCGCTAA
- a CDS encoding RNA-guided endonuclease InsQ/TnpB family protein: MKTFVSKLRPTPAQGACLSETVETCRQRYNHALSERKTAYRERGESIGFARQCASLPMLKREVPYLQRVHSQVVQDVVRRGDRAFQAFVRRVNAGEKAGYPRCKGQGRYDSFTYPRWGNGVKREQGWLVLSKIGAIRLHNDRPVEGTPNICIIVRNVDGWYAHIVCDVAPSPLSPTGRSVGIDVGLESFATLSNGVQIANPRHYRAAERTLKQAQRWLSRRVKGSNRSRKARTLLANAHLKVKRARRDFAHTIARAPVNEDDHIVVEKLNIRGMVRNHPLAKSISDAGWGIFLNILFAKAARAGRVVVAVNPAGTSHICARCGESVPKRRAVRWHSCP; this comes from the coding sequence ATGAAGACGTTTGTCTCCAAGTTGCGTCCAACACCTGCTCAAGGAGCGTGTCTTTCTGAGACGGTCGAAACCTGCCGCCAACGCTACAACCACGCTTTGAGCGAGCGCAAGACCGCCTATCGGGAGCGTGGCGAGTCCATCGGCTTTGCGCGCCAATGCGCCAGCCTGCCTATGCTGAAACGGGAGGTGCCATATTTGCAGCGTGTCCACTCCCAAGTGGTGCAGGATGTCGTGCGTCGAGGAGACCGCGCGTTTCAAGCGTTCGTTCGGCGGGTGAACGCCGGCGAAAAGGCGGGGTATCCGCGCTGCAAAGGGCAGGGCCGGTACGATAGCTTCACCTATCCCCGGTGGGGCAACGGCGTCAAGCGGGAGCAGGGATGGCTCGTCCTCTCCAAAATCGGCGCTATTCGGCTGCACAACGATCGCCCGGTTGAGGGCACGCCAAACATCTGTATCATCGTTCGCAACGTGGATGGATGGTACGCACACATCGTGTGTGACGTTGCACCGTCGCCGCTCTCACCAACCGGCAGGTCGGTAGGGATTGATGTTGGGCTTGAGTCGTTTGCGACGCTGTCGAACGGCGTGCAGATTGCCAACCCACGCCACTATCGCGCCGCCGAACGCACGCTGAAACAAGCACAACGGTGGCTTTCTCGTCGCGTGAAGGGCAGCAATCGCTCCCGTAAGGCACGCACGTTGCTTGCGAACGCTCACCTGAAGGTCAAGCGGGCGCGACGGGACTTCGCCCACACAATCGCCCGCGCACCGGTCAATGAGGATGACCATATTGTGGTTGAAAAACTGAACATTCGGGGGATGGTACGGAACCATCCCCTTGCCAAATCGATCTCCGACGCCGGATGGGGCATCTTTCTGAATATCCTCTTCGCCAAGGCTGCACGTGCTGGGCGAGTCGTGGTGGCAGTCAACCCTGCCGGAACGTCGCACATATGCGCGCGCTGTGGCGAGTCCGTTCCCAAACGACGTGCCGTTCGCTGGCACTCTTGCCCATAG
- the rplT gene encoding 50S ribosomal protein L20, giving the protein MARVKRGTMVRKRHKKLLKQAKGYRGARSRHYKVAHEAVMHALADAYRDRRRRKRDFRRLWIMRINAAARLNGTTYSRLVNALKQANIQIDRKMLADLAVRDPQAFSRIVQQAQAAVTA; this is encoded by the coding sequence ATGGCTCGTGTCAAGCGTGGCACAATGGTGCGTAAGCGCCATAAGAAACTGTTAAAACAGGCGAAGGGATACCGCGGCGCCCGCAGTCGTCACTATAAAGTTGCCCACGAAGCGGTGATGCACGCCCTCGCCGATGCTTACCGCGACCGGCGCCGGCGTAAGCGCGATTTTCGCCGCTTGTGGATTATGCGGATTAACGCCGCTGCGCGCCTTAACGGTACGACCTACAGCCGCTTGGTCAATGCGCTGAAGCAGGCTAACATCCAGATTGACCGTAAGATGCTGGCCGATCTGGCTGTGCGTGATCCGCAGGCGTTTAGCCGCATCGTGCAACAAGCGCAGGCGGCAGTTACGGCCTAA
- the infC gene encoding translation initiation factor IF-3 → MRDRFRINNRIRAREVRLIDENGTQVGIVPLREALAMAEERGYDLVEVAPNAVPPVCRLLDYGKFRYEQSKKEREARRNQKQSELKQIRLMPKTDDHDVAVKANQARRFLLAGDKVKFNLRFRGREVAHPEIGRKMLDEIAEQLSDIAIIEQKPLMEGRVLSMLLAPNAKVLKAAQQAQKAAAQRQAAATSAAPAQTSSPTSDTPPPDEDVEEDEEAEGLIDEDYDEDDEIIDEEYDADEDDEDDEYERRRR, encoded by the coding sequence ATCAGAGACCGGTTTCGCATCAACAATCGCATTCGCGCCCGTGAAGTCCGCCTGATCGACGAGAACGGTACGCAGGTCGGCATCGTACCCTTACGCGAGGCGCTGGCAATGGCTGAGGAGCGGGGGTACGACCTCGTTGAGGTTGCACCCAATGCGGTTCCGCCGGTATGTCGTCTGCTCGATTATGGTAAGTTTCGTTACGAGCAGAGCAAGAAGGAGCGTGAAGCGCGCCGTAATCAGAAACAGTCGGAACTCAAGCAGATCCGGCTGATGCCCAAAACCGATGATCACGATGTCGCTGTCAAGGCGAATCAAGCGCGACGCTTTTTGTTGGCCGGCGATAAAGTGAAGTTTAACCTGCGCTTCCGTGGCCGCGAAGTGGCCCACCCAGAAATCGGGCGCAAGATGCTCGATGAGATTGCCGAACAGTTAAGTGATATTGCCATCATCGAGCAAAAACCGCTGATGGAAGGCCGCGTGCTTTCGATGTTGCTAGCACCGAACGCGAAGGTGCTGAAAGCAGCTCAGCAGGCCCAAAAGGCTGCTGCCCAGCGCCAGGCTGCGGCAACTAGTGCTGCACCTGCTCAAACCAGCAGCCCAACATCTGACACGCCACCTCCTGATGAGGACGTTGAGGAAGATGAAGAAGCAGAAGGCCTTATCGATGAAGATTACGACGAAGACGACGAGATCATCGATGAGGAGTACGACGCAGATGAGGACGACGAGGACGATGAGTACGAGCGGCGGCGACGGTAA
- a CDS encoding DMT family transporter, whose protein sequence is MNRHRLWLYTVLFAGVLIASTASIMIRYAQGAGMSSLSIAAGRLGLAALILTPLAWSRAGHEIRRLRQRDVLFGMGAGVFLAIHFASWISSLEYTSVASSAALVSTNPLWVGVASLFFFRERLHWTTLLGIALTLIGTIAISVSDSTNPVQSNPLLGNALALIGAMTASAYLLIGRDLRRRLSVLAYIWLVYTSAAVVLIVWAIVTGQQFFGFSPITYLFILGLAVGPQLLGHTAFNYALSSLSATYVAVAILGEPIGSTLLAFFLFGETLALLQFGGIVLLLSGIAIASIAEQRTPSSATQQHAST, encoded by the coding sequence ATGAACCGACATCGTTTGTGGCTATATACCGTTCTGTTCGCCGGTGTGCTGATCGCGTCAACGGCTTCGATCATGATCCGTTACGCGCAAGGGGCCGGTATGTCGTCGTTGAGTATTGCCGCCGGCCGACTTGGGCTGGCAGCACTCATCTTGACCCCGTTGGCCTGGAGTCGGGCCGGACACGAGATCCGTCGGCTTCGCCAACGTGATGTGCTCTTCGGTATGGGAGCCGGTGTCTTTCTGGCCATTCACTTCGCCAGTTGGATCAGCTCATTGGAGTATACTTCGGTTGCAAGCAGCGCGGCTCTGGTCTCGACGAACCCGCTCTGGGTCGGGGTGGCATCGCTCTTTTTCTTTCGTGAACGTCTGCATTGGACGACGTTGCTCGGGATTGCCCTGACCCTCATCGGGACGATTGCCATCAGCGTGAGCGATAGTACCAATCCTGTACAAAGCAACCCACTGCTTGGGAACGCACTGGCGCTGATCGGTGCGATGACCGCGAGCGCTTACCTCCTGATCGGGCGCGATCTCCGCCGACGATTATCAGTCTTGGCCTACATTTGGCTCGTCTACACTAGTGCAGCCGTGGTGTTGATCGTGTGGGCTATCGTGACCGGTCAGCAATTCTTCGGTTTCTCACCGATTACCTATCTATTTATTCTTGGCCTGGCAGTTGGCCCGCAACTCCTTGGTCATACTGCCTTTAACTACGCGCTCAGCAGTCTGTCGGCGACCTATGTCGCGGTGGCTATTCTCGGCGAACCCATCGGCTCAACCCTGCTGGCCTTCTTCTTGTTCGGTGAGACACTGGCACTCTTACAGTTTGGCGGGATCGTTTTGCTGCTTAGCGGAATTGCGATAGCTTCTATCGCCGAACAGCGTACTCCGTCTAGCGCAACTCAACAACATGCAAGTACATAG
- a CDS encoding right-handed parallel beta-helix repeat-containing protein — protein sequence MTEFFVDTLADTAVTDLNNHCIDSLANNNCSLRQAIAKANATSGTNPISINFNLITEGTVGTPPYVITLTERLPPLTRPNVVISADLSFGTPLIAINANGADAGLVLNGGNATIEGLVIYGASSDTGSYRGSGIYISSAGNTVRNCIIGLQLDGTVPPDAQRNRNGIVIIGSAARNNQIGDVTKPNTIAGNIANGIVITNASQNTIKANRIGVLFTTSTVARSNGGYGIQILSDLTIDPNARTELNIVGGATNAERNIIGANSLSGILIGGTQTYTTTISSNLIGVNLDGEPAFGNGGDGIRVEDGAQGTMIGSPNVTQPLVISGNNGYGIHVRSGGGAAPVQTMINGYTVIGLSRSRTSTRPNGQGGIRFSESTGTATIGSDNGDVQIGGNGGPGIWLGNGVANATITRAFVGVLPNGTTTFVNNGGIRFDGVAEVTMTRSVIAANTDYDVHINNVGRVTLDNNIIGLSADGRTALGSASAGITVVNSANVTIGDSSGNVIAATNGPGIEIGGTTNLTITIRANTFGLRRDTTGDAFSVAAPNNGPAIRVGNSAQITIANNLIAGDGSNTGIELHNVEQVTVQQNQIGWIADPNGGSNPLPRPARIGIALTNVTTATLAANQIRLNTDDGIQLTHSSAVTINNNNVIEQNNGDGVQVGGTSLGVTITTNRLRANTGYGVRVTDNARRVSITQNQMTANTLGGIALVNTTLYNGTLPDPDQNLDRPNHSIDPPFNLQLFQDGGVSGNVFTSTAEQEANLEPVSACVGCSIQIYSTDPDLPTPDEQGWQQLANVSVNGVGAFSTLLSPPPQSYRQLVFAATDQFGNTSVFRSFTPVFDLRLIPIDPIEQSAAPGSTINYRLRIENHGNLGVNRIRLTTTGTLSGWTATVAPSERFTLLPGTGQLLTVTLTLPTGSHPSVQVPITDMTTLSLTAPAMNPITQTLRTVVQALPVLVADPVNSTATVLPADTYIYRHRITNNGNVTVPVDVSAATTDPIGLDTYNTTVLTPTVTLAPGASAEIAVRITVPSAAQTTDPDGNPLRATTLITATPRGFGPQTITMNDTTSVGLRYGAELRSGYEQDVQAGREVVFLHTLRNTSNGRATFQLNFAASRGSTLVAFESGTSGVTISGNTVTLDNIAGAGRINQITLRVRVRISELILPGSRETLRIWASIPGSPEPLSGAEVQNTAIVRDSSGVLVPVVWIPLILQ from the coding sequence GTGACCGAGTTTTTTGTCGATACCCTGGCCGACACAGCAGTTACGGATCTGAATAACCATTGTATCGACTCGCTCGCTAACAACAATTGTAGTCTGCGCCAAGCCATCGCCAAAGCAAACGCCACTTCCGGGACAAACCCGATCAGTATCAACTTCAACTTGATCACCGAAGGTACTGTAGGTACCCCTCCTTACGTCATTACGCTAACCGAACGACTGCCTCCGCTGACCCGACCAAACGTGGTGATTAGCGCCGATCTATCGTTTGGCACTCCACTGATTGCTATTAATGCCAACGGCGCCGATGCGGGTTTGGTGCTGAACGGTGGTAATGCCACGATTGAAGGATTGGTCATCTATGGTGCTAGTAGCGATACCGGAAGCTATCGTGGCAGTGGGATTTATATCAGCAGCGCCGGTAATACGGTGCGGAATTGCATTATTGGGCTACAGCTCGATGGAACAGTGCCACCCGATGCCCAGCGAAATCGCAACGGCATCGTGATCATTGGCAGTGCGGCCCGTAATAATCAGATTGGTGATGTAACCAAACCGAATACGATTGCCGGTAATATCGCGAATGGGATTGTCATCACAAACGCTTCACAAAACACGATCAAGGCCAATCGGATCGGTGTGCTGTTCACAACCTCAACCGTCGCTCGATCTAACGGTGGGTACGGTATTCAGATTCTGAGCGACCTTACCATCGATCCTAATGCCCGAACTGAACTCAACATCGTCGGCGGTGCCACAAATGCTGAACGCAATATCATCGGTGCGAATTCATTGAGCGGTATTCTTATCGGCGGCACACAGACTTATACGACAACCATCAGTAGTAACCTTATCGGCGTAAATCTCGACGGTGAACCGGCGTTTGGTAACGGCGGCGATGGTATTCGGGTCGAAGATGGCGCCCAAGGAACGATGATCGGCAGCCCTAACGTCACCCAACCGCTCGTGATCAGCGGTAACAACGGGTATGGAATACACGTGCGGAGTGGTGGTGGGGCGGCACCGGTGCAAACGATGATCAATGGGTATACAGTGATTGGGCTGAGTCGGAGCCGAACGAGCACCCGCCCGAACGGCCAGGGTGGGATCCGATTTAGCGAAAGCACCGGCACGGCAACAATCGGTAGTGATAACGGAGATGTGCAGATCGGTGGTAATGGTGGACCAGGTATCTGGCTCGGTAACGGGGTTGCTAACGCCACCATCACGCGCGCGTTTGTCGGCGTTCTCCCCAACGGCACAACAACTTTTGTCAATAATGGCGGTATCCGGTTTGATGGTGTTGCTGAAGTGACAATGACCAGATCGGTCATTGCTGCCAACACCGATTATGATGTTCACATCAACAATGTGGGCCGGGTAACGCTCGACAATAATATCATCGGCCTCAGTGCCGATGGCCGTACTGCACTCGGTAGCGCGAGCGCCGGGATTACGGTAGTCAATAGCGCCAACGTAACCATCGGTGATAGTAGTGGAAATGTGATTGCGGCAACCAATGGTCCTGGGATCGAGATTGGTGGCACGACTAATCTAACCATTACTATTCGTGCTAATACCTTCGGGCTGCGCCGCGATACAACCGGTGATGCGTTTAGCGTTGCTGCCCCAAACAACGGCCCTGCAATTAGAGTTGGGAACAGCGCACAGATAACCATTGCCAACAATCTGATCGCCGGTGATGGTAGCAATACCGGTATTGAACTACATAATGTCGAGCAGGTAACCGTTCAGCAGAATCAAATCGGCTGGATCGCCGATCCGAACGGTGGGTCGAATCCGCTCCCTCGTCCGGCCAGGATTGGCATTGCCCTCACCAACGTGACAACGGCTACCCTCGCTGCCAATCAAATCCGCCTCAACACAGACGATGGGATTCAACTGACGCATTCATCTGCCGTCACCATCAACAATAATAATGTCATTGAGCAGAACAACGGAGATGGAGTTCAAGTTGGCGGTACGAGCCTCGGTGTTACCATCACGACCAATCGATTACGCGCTAACACCGGTTACGGCGTCCGCGTTACCGACAACGCCCGCCGCGTCAGTATTACACAAAATCAGATGACGGCCAATACGCTGGGCGGGATCGCATTGGTCAATACAACGTTGTACAACGGCACACTACCTGATCCTGATCAAAACCTCGACCGGCCAAACCATAGCATCGATCCGCCGTTTAACCTCCAGCTCTTCCAAGACGGTGGTGTGAGTGGGAATGTCTTTACCAGTACTGCCGAACAGGAAGCAAATCTCGAGCCGGTATCGGCATGTGTTGGTTGTTCCATCCAAATTTACAGCACCGATCCCGATCTACCGACACCGGACGAGCAAGGTTGGCAGCAACTCGCTAATGTCAGTGTGAATGGGGTCGGTGCATTCAGCACACTTCTTAGTCCGCCACCACAGAGCTATCGTCAACTCGTCTTCGCGGCTACCGACCAATTCGGTAATACTTCGGTATTCCGTTCCTTCACACCGGTCTTTGATCTACGACTGATTCCAATCGATCCGATTGAACAGAGTGCTGCCCCCGGTAGCACCATCAACTACCGACTACGGATCGAAAACCACGGAAACCTTGGCGTTAATCGGATCCGGCTTACCACAACCGGAACCCTCAGCGGGTGGACAGCGACCGTCGCGCCGAGCGAACGTTTCACGCTGTTGCCCGGAACCGGCCAGCTCCTTACCGTTACCCTCACGCTGCCGACGGGTTCTCATCCATCGGTGCAAGTACCGATTACCGACATGACAACCCTCTCGCTGACAGCACCGGCGATGAATCCGATCACCCAAACCTTGCGCACCGTCGTACAGGCCCTACCGGTACTCGTCGCCGATCCGGTTAATAGTACAGCGACCGTTCTCCCTGCCGACACGTACATCTACCGCCACCGTATCACCAACAATGGCAATGTGACGGTGCCGGTTGACGTTAGCGCCGCCACCACCGATCCAATTGGACTAGACACCTACAACACCACTGTGCTGACACCGACAGTTACATTAGCGCCGGGAGCTAGCGCCGAGATTGCAGTTCGTATCACTGTACCGTCAGCCGCCCAGACTACCGACCCCGACGGTAATCCGCTACGGGCCACAACCTTGATTACCGCTACCCCACGTGGCTTCGGCCCACAAACCATCACGATGAATGACACAACCAGCGTTGGGTTGCGGTATGGGGCCGAATTACGCAGCGGCTATGAACAAGATGTCCAGGCTGGTCGCGAGGTCGTCTTCTTGCACACGCTGCGCAACACCAGCAATGGCCGCGCAACCTTCCAACTCAATTTTGCCGCCAGCCGTGGCAGTACGCTGGTAGCCTTTGAGTCAGGAACGAGTGGTGTTACGATCAGCGGCAATACGGTGACACTTGACAATATCGCCGGCGCCGGTCGGATTAATCAGATTACGTTACGTGTCCGAGTACGGATCAGTGAATTGATTTTGCCCGGTAGCCGTGAAACATTACGTATCTGGGCTTCGATCCCCGGTTCGCCAGAACCGCTGAGCGGGGCAGAAGTTCAGAATACAGCAATTGTTCGCGACTCATCAGGCGTCTTGGTACCGGTAGTCTGGATTCCGCTCATACTCCAATAG
- the tnpA gene encoding IS200/IS605 family transposase, with amino-acid sequence MKQMDHSNDPCGLLINSHLVWCPKRRRKMVGGRRTTRLEELIRETAPELGCAMVALEIMPDHLHPVVSATPHWVPNHIVSRFKGKTSRIVRQEFPFLRRMPSLGTRSYFWSTARHVSADTIRRYSEAQRTRG; translated from the coding sequence ATGAAACAGATGGACCACTCCAACGATCCGTGCGGGTTGCTCATCAACTCCCACTTGGTCTGGTGCCCCAAGCGGCGACGGAAGATGGTAGGTGGCCGCCGAACAACACGCCTGGAAGAACTAATTCGTGAGACGGCGCCAGAGCTGGGGTGTGCGATGGTGGCGCTTGAAATCATGCCTGACCATCTCCATCCGGTTGTTTCGGCAACGCCGCACTGGGTACCCAACCACATCGTTAGTCGGTTCAAGGGCAAAACCAGCCGCATCGTGCGACAGGAGTTTCCTTTCCTGCGACGTATGCCGTCCTTGGGGACTCGTTCGTATTTCTGGTCAACGGCTAGACACGTTTCCGCCGATACCATCCGGCGGTATAGCGAAGCGCAGCGCACACGCGGATGA